A stretch of the Glycine soja cultivar W05 chromosome 13, ASM419377v2, whole genome shotgun sequence genome encodes the following:
- the LOC114381675 gene encoding ABSCISIC ACID-INSENSITIVE 5-like protein 2 translates to MDTPLKQPSLGETLESFLVRAGVIDVGDHQDDNNDNVVVGGNTHHQALMGMDPVVMLSQKEHWLQLKIPIAIDMHQHQEQHHQQRDVGEHQDLIVPKSLFYENQEMEIGYSENPGGISVSPTYSDSKSAIFGKNKYSDEVLEKTIERKQKRMAKNRESVVRSRTKKQVSTRMTPQLSSKHACD, encoded by the coding sequence ATGGACACCCCCTTGAAGCAACCTAGTTTGGGGGAAACCCTAGAAAGTTTTCTAGTTCGAGCAGGTGTGATCGATGTAGGAGATCATCAAGATGACAATAATGATAATGTTGTTGTTGGTGGTAATACTCATCATCAGGCCCTGATGGGAATGGATCCAGTGGTGATGCTTTCACAGAAGGAACATTGGTTGCAATTGAAAATTCCTATAGCTATTGACATGCACCAACATCAGGAGCAACATCATCAACAAAGAGATGTTGGGGAGCATCAAGATTTGATTGTTCCTAAGTCATTATTTTATGAGAACCAAGAAATGGAAATTGGTTACTCAGAAAATCCAGGGGGGATTTCAGTGTCACCAACATATTCAGATTCAAAGAGTGCTATTTTTGGAAAGAACAAGTATTCAGACGAGGTGCTGGAAAAGACTATTGAGAGGAAGCAGAAGAGAATGGCCAAGAACCGCGAATCTGTTGTAAGATCCAGGACAAAGAAGCAAGTTAGTACTAGAATGACTCCTCAATTATCATCAAAGCATGCATGCGATTAG
- the LOC114382631 gene encoding uncharacterized protein LOC114382631 — translation MARKTSNCAICENSNQASICSICVNYRLNEYNTSLKLLKDRRDSLYSKLSEVLVRKGKGDDQANWRVLQHEKLARLKEKLRQGKEQVTQGRAKIETKSADLKLKYGLLESALSTLEKNRVEQLEKFYPNLICTQSLGHVAITSERLHKQSVVIKQICKLFPQRRVVIEGERGDGCCGQFDQICNARLPRALDPRSVPSEELSTSLGYMVQLLNLIVHNLAAPALHNSGFAGSCSRIWQRDSYWDARPSSRSNEYPLFIPRQNYCSTGGENSWSERSSSNFGVASMESERRHRLDSSGSSSFNYSLASSHSVQTHKDLQKGISLLKKSVACITAYCYNSLCLDVPSEASTFEAFAKLLATLSSSKEVRSVFSLKMPRSRTCKQVQQLNKSVWNMNSAISSTTLLESAHSVPTTRIENYLPSATASFLYATDSDGKNECLVEGWDIVEHPTFPPPPSQSEDVEHWTRAMFIDAKRK, via the exons ATGGCGAGAAAAACTAGTAACTGTGCCATATGCGAGAATTCTAATCAAGCTTCCATTTGTTCCATCTGTGTCAACTACAG GTTGAATGAGTATAATACTTCATTAAAGTTACTGAAAGACCGTCGAGATTCGTTGTACTCAAAATTGAGCGAAGTTCTTGTCCGCAAG ggaaagggagatgatcaagCAAATTGGAGAGTGCTTCAACATGAAAAGCTTGCAAGGTTGAAGGAGAAGCTTCGTCAGGGTAAAGAACAAGTTACTCAAG GAAGAGCTAAGATAGAGACTAAGTCTGCCGATCTGAAACTTAAATATGGGTTGCTTGAATCTGCCCTTTCTACG CTGGAAAAGAATCGAGTGGAACAATTGGAGAAATTCTATCCTAATCTTATTTGCACCCAGAGCTTAGGGCAT gTGGCTATTACCTCTGAGCGTCTTCATAAACAGTCCGTGGTCATAAAACAGATATGCAAGTTGTTCCCACAACGCCGG GTGGTCATAGAGGGAGAGAGAGGGGATGGCTGTTGTGGTCAATTTGATCAAATTTGCAATGCGCGATTACCCCGAGCTCTTGATCCCCGCTCTGTTCCATCAGAAGAGCTTTCCACTTCTTTGGG ATACATGGTGCAACTTCTAAATCTTATTGTTCATAACTTGGCTGCCCCAGCACTTCATAACTCAGGTTTTGCG GGTTCTTGCTCTCGGATATGGCAACGAGATTCTTATTGGGATGCACGTCCTTCCTCAAGGAG CAATGAATATCCCCTGTTTATACCTCGCCAAAATTATTGCTCTACTGGTGGAGAAAACTCATGGTCTGAGAGAAGCTCAAGCAATTTTGGAGTTGCTTCGATGGAATCTGAGAGGAGGCATCGCCTAGATTCATCTGGGAGTAGTAGCTTTAATTATTCTTTAGCTTCTTCACATTCTGTTCAAACACACAAAGATTTGCAGAAAGGAATTTCACTTTTAAAGAAAAGCGTAGCCTGCATCACAGCTTACTGTTACAACTCCCTATGTTTGGATGTCCCTTCTGAGGCATCTACATTTGAGGCTTTTGCAAAGTTATTGGCAACACTGTCATCATCCAAGGAAGTTCGATCTGTTTTTTCCTTGAAAATGCCTCGCTCTAG GACATGCAAGCAAGTTCAACAATTGAACAAGTCTGTTTGGAATATGAATTCTGCTATTTCATCAACTACTTTGCTGGAAAGTGCGCATTCTGTGCCCACAACG AGAATTGAAAATTATCTGCCAAGTGCTACGGCTAGTTTTCTTTATGCCACTGATTCTGACGGAAAAAATGAGTGCCTAGTTGAAGGATGGGATATCGTTGAGCATCCCACATTTCCTCCCCCACCATCGCAAAGTGAGGATGTTGAGCACTGGACTCGAGCCATGTTCATAGATGCTAAAAGGAAGTGA